A single window of Actinoallomurus bryophytorum DNA harbors:
- a CDS encoding MFS transporter: MIEEGRAPARVRGSWTAVGVLAGGLFLAVLSTTVVSVALPMIGDDLSAGATALEWIVDAYVLVYASLLVAGGVIGDRRGRKGLFLLGVAAFGLGSLVTGLAPSIGLLLAGRVLQGLGPALLVPGSLTIIRTVFEDERRRAAAIGLWSMSSGLALAVGPVLGGLIVDGAGWRWVFLLNVPLSAVLILLAARYVPRIPLTPARGPFDRFGAALTTVAVAAIAFALIDGQDRGWSSAPILAAFAVGAAALAGFVAWERRMTDPLVDVALFRSPAFAAANVAALVVFFSFVGAIVYFSAYFQQVLGRSPLAAGVGVSAIGVAFAVAAPLSGRLVGRIGPRPPMLAGLIVSGLAMLGLLRLGVGTGMGAIWWNLALAGGGVGMCLTPMTAIAVSAVDATRAGMASAVHNALRQLGQVLGVAVLGALVYGDPAIRDDAGRRLDPRGRPLFVAGLHHALWASGLALLAAAALAAVLLPRSRKGLLHE, from the coding sequence GTGATCGAAGAAGGACGTGCACCGGCCCGCGTACGTGGATCGTGGACGGCGGTCGGGGTGCTGGCCGGCGGCCTGTTCCTGGCCGTGCTGTCCACCACCGTCGTCAGCGTGGCGCTGCCGATGATCGGCGATGACCTGTCGGCCGGCGCGACGGCCCTGGAGTGGATCGTCGACGCCTACGTGCTGGTGTACGCGAGCCTGCTGGTCGCGGGCGGAGTCATCGGTGACCGGCGGGGACGCAAGGGCCTGTTCCTGCTCGGCGTCGCGGCCTTCGGGCTCGGGTCGCTGGTCACCGGCCTGGCGCCGTCGATCGGGCTGCTGCTGGCCGGTCGCGTGCTGCAGGGCCTTGGCCCCGCGCTGCTCGTCCCGGGCAGCCTGACGATCATCAGGACGGTCTTCGAGGACGAGCGCCGGCGGGCCGCCGCGATCGGGCTGTGGTCGATGAGCTCGGGCCTGGCACTGGCCGTGGGACCGGTACTCGGCGGCCTCATCGTGGACGGCGCCGGCTGGCGCTGGGTGTTCCTGCTCAACGTCCCCCTCAGCGCCGTGCTGATCCTCCTGGCCGCGCGTTACGTGCCGCGCATCCCGCTGACACCGGCGCGCGGTCCCTTCGACCGGTTCGGCGCGGCCCTGACGACGGTCGCGGTGGCCGCGATCGCGTTCGCGCTCATCGACGGACAGGACCGGGGCTGGTCGTCCGCTCCGATCCTGGCGGCGTTCGCCGTGGGCGCCGCCGCGCTCGCCGGGTTCGTCGCCTGGGAACGCCGCATGACCGACCCGCTCGTGGACGTCGCGCTGTTCCGCAGCCCGGCGTTCGCGGCGGCCAACGTCGCCGCGCTGGTGGTCTTCTTCTCGTTCGTCGGGGCGATCGTCTACTTCAGCGCCTACTTCCAGCAGGTGCTGGGGCGCTCACCGCTCGCGGCGGGGGTGGGCGTCTCCGCGATCGGTGTCGCGTTCGCGGTCGCGGCGCCGCTGTCGGGCCGCCTGGTCGGCCGGATCGGGCCCCGCCCGCCGATGCTCGCCGGTCTGATCGTCAGCGGGCTGGCCATGCTCGGCCTGCTGCGGCTCGGCGTCGGCACGGGTATGGGCGCGATCTGGTGGAACCTCGCGCTCGCCGGCGGCGGCGTCGGCATGTGCCTGACGCCGATGACCGCGATCGCGGTGTCGGCGGTCGATGCCACCCGCGCCGGCATGGCCTCGGCCGTGCACAACGCGCTGCGCCAGCTCGGCCAGGTCCTGGGCGTGGCGGTGCTCGGCGCGCTCGTGTACGGGGACCCGGCCATCCGCGACGACGCCGGCCGCCGGCTCGACCCGCGTGGCAGACCGCTGTTCGTCGCCGGCCTGCACCACGCTCTCTGGGCGTCCGGGCTGGCACTTCTCGCCGCGGCGGCACTCGCCGCCGTACTGCTCCCGCGTTCACGAAAGGGACTCCTCCATGAGTGA
- a CDS encoding gamma carbonic anhydrase family protein yields the protein MLVQRNDVGPIVARDARIAESARIVGNVLIGEGCVVGHGAVIESSGPEVRLDAGVVVLPGAVVRSVGGAHRPAFPMRIGAESLIGPLVSLTGCVIEAACYAATGAMVFQGAVVGEGSRLGAGSIVHVSTLLPPGSHVGTHHHAVPDGDQVLITADAAEASRMADLDSQALDDGHNDLAALNRRSSAILRAEASDWTDRAL from the coding sequence GTGCTCGTTCAACGCAACGACGTCGGCCCCATCGTGGCCCGCGACGCACGGATCGCCGAGTCGGCCCGGATCGTCGGCAACGTGCTGATCGGCGAGGGATGCGTCGTCGGCCACGGAGCGGTGATCGAGAGCTCCGGGCCCGAGGTGCGGCTCGACGCCGGCGTGGTCGTCCTGCCGGGCGCCGTCGTCCGCTCGGTCGGCGGAGCCCACCGCCCCGCCTTCCCGATGCGCATCGGAGCCGAGTCCCTCATCGGCCCGCTGGTGTCACTCACCGGCTGCGTGATCGAGGCCGCCTGCTACGCGGCCACCGGCGCGATGGTCTTCCAGGGCGCGGTGGTGGGCGAGGGCAGCAGGCTCGGCGCGGGGAGCATCGTCCACGTGAGTACCCTGCTGCCGCCGGGGAGCCATGTCGGGACGCACCACCACGCGGTCCCGGACGGCGACCAGGTCCTGATCACAGCGGACGCGGCCGAGGCGAGCCGCATGGCGGACCTGGACTCCCAGGCCCTCGACGACGGCCACAACGACCTCGCGGCGCTGAACCGCCGCTCGTCCGCCATCCTCCGCGCCGAGGCCTCCGACTGGACCGACCGCGCGCTCTGA
- a CDS encoding LysR family transcriptional regulator, whose protein sequence is MELRQLEYFVTVAEEANFTRAAARLHVAQPGVSAQVRRLERELGEELLDRSGRTVRLTEVGAAVLPYARAALDAVSGARDAVAEFTGLVRGHVTAGMVASMSTHAVDLPGLLAGFHRLHPAVEITLSEAGSGLLLEGLLAGRLDVAFVGLAGDPPPEIDIQVITDEPLVAIVGPTDPLATRKVITLKELAGRALIGLPRGTGLRACVDDAFTAADLRPHFAFEAGDPRLLARLAGRGLGVAVLPESVMQGRTAELHAIALRPGIRGRLAFAWRAEGPVGPAARTFVGHVRAALTAGLTGEE, encoded by the coding sequence ATGGAGCTTCGGCAGCTGGAGTACTTCGTGACCGTGGCGGAAGAGGCGAACTTCACGCGGGCGGCCGCGCGCCTGCACGTCGCCCAGCCCGGGGTGAGCGCCCAGGTCCGGCGGCTCGAACGCGAACTCGGCGAGGAACTGCTCGACCGCTCGGGGCGTACCGTACGCCTCACCGAGGTGGGTGCCGCCGTGCTCCCGTACGCGCGGGCGGCGCTGGACGCGGTGTCCGGCGCGCGCGACGCGGTGGCGGAGTTCACCGGGCTCGTACGCGGGCACGTCACCGCCGGGATGGTGGCCTCGATGTCCACCCACGCCGTCGACCTTCCCGGCCTGCTGGCCGGCTTTCACCGCCTTCATCCGGCGGTGGAGATCACGCTGTCCGAGGCGGGCTCCGGCCTGCTCCTCGAGGGACTCCTGGCCGGAAGACTCGACGTGGCGTTCGTCGGCCTGGCGGGCGACCCGCCGCCGGAGATCGACATCCAGGTGATCACCGACGAGCCGCTCGTCGCGATCGTCGGGCCGACCGACCCGCTGGCCACGAGGAAAGTGATCACGCTGAAGGAGCTGGCCGGACGCGCCCTCATCGGCCTCCCCCGCGGCACCGGTCTCCGCGCCTGCGTGGACGACGCCTTCACCGCGGCGGATCTGCGGCCGCACTTCGCGTTCGAGGCCGGCGACCCGCGCCTGCTCGCGCGGCTCGCCGGACGCGGCCTCGGGGTCGCCGTACTCCCGGAGTCGGTGATGCAGGGCCGGACGGCGGAGCTGCACGCGATCGCGCTGCGACCCGGCATTCGAGGACGGCTCGCCTTCGCGTGGCGGGCCGAGGGGCCGGTCGGCCCGGCGGCACGGACGTTCGTCGGCCACGTACGCGCGGCGCTCACGGCGGGACTCACCGGCGAGGAATGA
- a CDS encoding RNA polymerase sigma factor, which produces MDEREARFTRLYETYYRNVFGYVVLKVAPQAAEDVTGEVFTVAWRKVDEIPERALPWLLGVARNLARQSHGAAGHARGLVDRLAGLTTDADLHAWDAADHVIARDQALAALRALPPKEAEAVTLTAWHGLEPADAARVAGCSRAAFVVRLHRGRRRLARALDASHESAEAPSRAPRPRVIQEKP; this is translated from the coding sequence GTGGACGAGCGAGAGGCCCGATTCACCCGCCTCTACGAGACGTACTACCGCAACGTCTTCGGCTACGTGGTGCTGAAAGTCGCGCCCCAGGCCGCCGAGGACGTGACCGGCGAGGTGTTCACGGTCGCGTGGCGGAAGGTCGACGAGATCCCCGAGCGCGCGCTGCCGTGGCTGCTGGGCGTGGCCAGGAACCTCGCCCGTCAGTCGCACGGAGCGGCCGGTCATGCGCGTGGCCTGGTCGACCGGCTGGCCGGTCTGACCACCGACGCCGACCTGCACGCCTGGGATGCCGCCGACCATGTCATAGCCCGCGACCAGGCGCTGGCCGCGCTGCGTGCCCTGCCGCCCAAGGAGGCGGAGGCGGTCACCCTGACCGCCTGGCACGGGCTCGAGCCCGCCGACGCGGCCCGCGTCGCCGGCTGCTCCCGTGCCGCCTTCGTCGTCCGGCTGCACCGGGGGCGCCGCCGGCTGGCCAGGGCACTCGACGCGTCCCACGAATCCGCGGAGGCGCCGTCACGCGCCCCACGCCCGCGAGTCATCCAGGAGAAGCCGTGA
- a CDS encoding FAD-binding oxidoreductase: MSDSDLETLAARVRGPVLRPGDDDYDGERRGFQTGWCHEPTVIVGATGADDVRAAVAFAAARDLPVAVQATGHGLSVAADGGVLISTRRMTGVRVDAAGRTAWIEAGVRWRQVIDEVTPYGLAPLNGSAPDTGAVSYTLGGGLGLLARRHGYAADHVTEIDVVTAGARQRHVTAETDPDLFWALRGGRDNFGVVTGMRIGLVPVTRIYGGGLFFPAESAAEVLGAFAGWTRTLPEELTASVGMVPLPDLPVIPEPIRGRHVVHVRVAHLGDAVAGERLVAPLRAAGPCLLDTLAEMPYAKSDSIYNDPPGPHAYSGTNVLLSGLDEAAVKTVAALAGPDAPVPCVVDLRHLGGALARTPAVPSAVAHWDAPYLLRLLSPLDGLDRDTVRAAHRHVYEAMEPWTTGGRVLNFIYGDHATADEVRAAYEPGDHRRLTELKAVHDPANLFRLNPNIPPA, translated from the coding sequence ATGAGTGATTCCGACCTTGAGACTCTTGCCGCCCGCGTACGAGGACCGGTGCTGCGACCCGGCGATGACGACTACGACGGGGAGCGGCGGGGGTTCCAGACCGGCTGGTGCCACGAGCCCACCGTGATCGTCGGTGCCACCGGAGCGGACGACGTACGCGCGGCGGTGGCGTTCGCCGCCGCCCGTGACCTTCCGGTGGCCGTACAGGCGACCGGGCACGGACTGTCGGTCGCCGCGGACGGCGGCGTGCTGATCAGCACGCGCCGGATGACCGGGGTGCGGGTCGACGCCGCCGGGCGTACCGCCTGGATCGAGGCGGGAGTGCGCTGGCGCCAGGTGATCGACGAGGTCACGCCGTACGGGCTGGCGCCGCTGAACGGCAGCGCCCCGGACACCGGCGCGGTCTCCTACACCCTCGGCGGCGGACTGGGACTGCTGGCCCGCCGCCACGGCTACGCGGCGGATCACGTCACCGAGATCGACGTCGTCACCGCCGGCGCACGGCAGCGGCACGTCACCGCGGAGACCGATCCCGACCTGTTCTGGGCGCTGCGCGGGGGCCGGGACAACTTCGGCGTGGTGACCGGCATGCGAATCGGCCTCGTGCCGGTCACCCGGATCTACGGCGGAGGACTGTTCTTTCCCGCCGAGTCGGCCGCCGAGGTCCTGGGGGCCTTCGCCGGGTGGACTCGTACGCTGCCCGAGGAACTGACCGCCTCGGTGGGGATGGTCCCGCTCCCGGACCTGCCCGTGATCCCCGAGCCGATCCGCGGCCGCCATGTCGTCCATGTCCGTGTCGCCCATCTCGGCGATGCCGTCGCGGGGGAGCGGCTGGTGGCACCGCTGCGGGCGGCGGGTCCGTGCCTGCTCGACACGCTCGCCGAGATGCCGTACGCGAAGAGCGACTCGATCTACAACGATCCGCCCGGACCGCACGCGTACTCCGGGACCAACGTCCTGCTGTCCGGGCTCGACGAGGCGGCGGTGAAGACGGTCGCCGCCCTGGCCGGGCCGGACGCGCCCGTCCCGTGCGTGGTCGACCTGCGTCATCTCGGCGGTGCGCTCGCACGTACGCCCGCGGTGCCGAGCGCGGTCGCCCACTGGGACGCGCCGTACCTGCTGCGTCTTCTGTCCCCGCTCGACGGCCTCGACCGGGACACCGTACGCGCCGCGCACCGGCACGTGTACGAGGCGATGGAACCGTGGACGACGGGCGGCCGTGTGCTGAACTTCATCTACGGCGACCACGCCACCGCCGACGAGGTGCGTGCCGCCTACGAACCCGGCGACCACCGGCGGCTGACCGAGCTCAAGGCCGTCCACGACCCGGCGAACCTGTTCCGCCTCAACCCCAACATCCCACCGGCGTGA